The Acetivibrio saccincola genome window below encodes:
- a CDS encoding helix-turn-helix domain-containing protein, with translation MDYLTTKQAAEKWNISPRRVQVLCEQGRIKGAVRLGWAWAIPKDAEKPEDARRRRKLKEKLR, from the coding sequence ATGGATTACTTAACGACAAAACAAGCAGCTGAAAAATGGAATATATCCCCACGCAGAGTTCAAGTTTTATGCGAACAGGGGCGTATTAAGGGCGCTGTTCGTTTGGGTTGGGCGTGGGCTATACCAAAGGATGCGGAAAAGCCTGAAGATGCGAGGCGTAGAAGGAAATTAAAGGAAAAACTGAGGTGA